In Serratia marcescens subsp. marcescens ATCC 13880, a single genomic region encodes these proteins:
- a CDS encoding molybdopterin cofactor-binding domain-containing protein has product MTDSRVPSPSQADLLQRDGVLLIVDSVQPPPGLVPKGQTPVLKPKEQGLFIALCGSGEIYAFNGHVDLGTGVRTALGQIVAEELYLRMDQVQMVLGDTERAPNQGATIASATLQISAVPLRNAAAEARRWLLRQAAQRFDAPVEQLTLEEGVIRSPQGQALSYAELVAGDHVELPISGDAPLKPQAEYRLVGTSAARVDIPAKATGETTYVHDMRLPNMLHGRVVRPPYAGYDSGEFVGTSLLAVDETSIAHIPGIVKLVVIGDFIGIVAEREEQAIKAAQALQVSWKDWRRNLPQMTDVAQALRDNPHSTRVVHDTGDVDAALAAADRRFTRSYLWPYQLHASIGPSCALADYRPERLQVWSGSQNPHLLRADLAWLLEYPEAQIEIVRMEAAGCYGRNCADDVCADAALLSRAVGRPVRVQLTREQEHVWEPKGTAQLMEVDGGLDAAGHPVAYDFRTYYPSNGAPTLALLLTGRVEPLPVAYEMGDRTSVPPYEYPALRVSIEDMAPIVRASWMRGVSALPNTFAHESYIDELAHAAGVDPLEYRLRYIHDERASELMRSTAERAGWTPHTEPMQTPAEDGVLRGRGFAYARYIHSKFPGFGAAWAAWVADVAIDKASGEVAVTRIVVGHDAGMMVNPDGVRHQIHGNVLQSTSRVLKERVTFEESTVSAKEWGAYPILTFPEVPEVDVVMMPRPYDPPLGAGESASVPSAAAIANAVFDATGIRFRELPITSDKLREALNGPDAERQAAPPKKKKRGKWWFGGAAGLFGAVLGIAGSALPWRAEIAPVATPGAGTWSAATLERGRQLAAAGDCAVCHTASEGATNAGGLAMATPFGTLYSTNITPDVATGIGNWSFTAFDRAMRQGIARDGRHLYPAFPYTAFSKMTDGDMQALYAYLMSQPAVRQSNPANQMRFPFNLRPLMAGWNALFLRQGEYQPDPQQSAQWNRGAYLVNGLGHCAACHSPRNLLGAEKGGAAFLAGGMVDGWEAPALNQLANADKPWTEEQLFQYLRSGHSAEHGVAAGPMGPVVSELATLPQSDLRAMANYVMSLSAKATLNVEPQAQLAARALPAGQLAGERLFQGACQACHSAAAGGPQLFGVSPDLANNTNIFSDRPDNLIKVILQGIPKPATAELGFMPGFKDSFSDRQVTALVNYLRQRYAGDKPAWRDVEAQVARLRAEPGTH; this is encoded by the coding sequence ATGACTGATTCCCGTGTCCCATCGCCGAGCCAGGCCGACTTGCTGCAGCGCGACGGCGTGCTGCTGATCGTCGACAGCGTGCAACCGCCGCCGGGGCTGGTGCCCAAGGGGCAAACGCCGGTGCTGAAGCCCAAAGAGCAGGGGCTGTTTATCGCCCTGTGCGGCAGCGGCGAAATCTATGCCTTTAACGGCCATGTCGATCTCGGCACCGGCGTGCGCACCGCGCTCGGGCAGATCGTCGCCGAAGAGCTGTACCTGCGCATGGATCAGGTGCAAATGGTGTTGGGCGATACCGAACGCGCGCCGAATCAGGGCGCCACCATCGCCAGCGCCACGCTGCAGATCTCCGCCGTGCCGCTGCGCAACGCCGCCGCCGAGGCGCGCCGTTGGCTGTTGCGCCAGGCGGCGCAGCGCTTCGATGCGCCGGTGGAACAGCTGACGCTGGAAGAGGGCGTGATCCGCAGCCCGCAGGGGCAGGCGCTCAGCTACGCCGAGCTGGTGGCCGGCGACCATGTCGAACTGCCGATTTCCGGCGACGCGCCGCTGAAACCGCAGGCGGAATATCGCCTGGTGGGCACCAGCGCCGCGCGCGTCGATATTCCGGCCAAGGCGACCGGCGAAACCACCTACGTACACGATATGCGCCTGCCGAACATGCTGCATGGCCGGGTGGTGCGGCCGCCCTATGCCGGGTACGACAGCGGCGAATTCGTCGGCACCAGTCTGCTGGCGGTGGACGAAACCTCGATCGCGCATATTCCCGGCATCGTCAAACTGGTGGTGATCGGCGATTTCATCGGCATTGTCGCCGAGCGCGAAGAGCAGGCGATTAAGGCGGCGCAGGCGCTGCAGGTCAGCTGGAAAGACTGGCGCCGCAATTTGCCGCAGATGACCGACGTGGCGCAGGCGCTGCGCGACAACCCGCATTCGACCCGGGTGGTGCACGATACCGGCGACGTGGACGCGGCGCTGGCGGCGGCTGACAGGCGTTTCACCCGCAGCTACCTGTGGCCGTATCAGCTTCATGCCTCGATTGGCCCTTCCTGCGCGCTGGCGGACTACCGGCCGGAGCGTCTGCAGGTCTGGTCAGGCAGCCAGAACCCGCACCTGCTGCGCGCCGATCTGGCCTGGCTGCTGGAGTACCCGGAAGCGCAGATCGAGATCGTTCGCATGGAGGCGGCCGGCTGCTATGGCCGCAATTGCGCCGATGACGTCTGCGCCGACGCGGCGCTGCTGTCGCGCGCGGTGGGCCGGCCGGTGCGGGTGCAGCTGACCCGCGAGCAAGAGCATGTGTGGGAACCGAAGGGCACGGCGCAGCTGATGGAGGTGGACGGCGGGCTGGACGCCGCCGGGCACCCGGTCGCCTACGATTTTCGCACCTATTATCCTTCCAACGGCGCGCCGACGCTGGCGCTGTTGCTGACCGGCCGAGTCGAGCCGCTGCCTGTGGCCTATGAAATGGGCGACCGCACCTCGGTGCCGCCTTATGAGTATCCGGCGCTGCGCGTCAGCATCGAGGACATGGCGCCGATCGTGCGCGCCTCCTGGATGCGCGGCGTTTCCGCCTTGCCCAACACCTTCGCCCACGAGTCTTATATCGATGAGCTGGCCCACGCCGCCGGCGTCGATCCGCTGGAGTATCGGCTGCGCTACATCCATGATGAACGCGCCAGTGAACTGATGCGCAGCACCGCAGAACGCGCCGGCTGGACGCCGCATACCGAACCGATGCAGACCCCGGCGGAAGACGGCGTGCTGCGCGGGCGCGGCTTTGCCTACGCCCGTTACATCCACAGCAAGTTTCCTGGCTTTGGCGCGGCCTGGGCCGCCTGGGTGGCCGACGTGGCGATCGACAAAGCCAGCGGCGAAGTGGCGGTAACGCGCATCGTGGTCGGCCACGACGCGGGCATGATGGTTAACCCGGACGGCGTGCGCCACCAAATTCACGGCAACGTATTGCAATCGACCAGCCGGGTATTGAAAGAGCGCGTGACCTTTGAGGAATCGACGGTCTCCGCCAAAGAGTGGGGGGCTTACCCGATCCTGACCTTCCCGGAGGTGCCGGAGGTGGACGTGGTGATGATGCCGCGCCCTTACGATCCGCCGCTGGGCGCCGGGGAGTCGGCGTCGGTGCCCAGCGCGGCGGCCATCGCCAACGCGGTGTTCGACGCCACCGGCATTCGTTTTCGCGAGCTGCCGATCACCTCGGACAAGCTGCGAGAGGCGCTGAACGGGCCGGACGCCGAGCGGCAGGCCGCGCCGCCCAAGAAAAAGAAGCGCGGCAAATGGTGGTTCGGCGGCGCGGCGGGGCTGTTCGGCGCGGTGCTGGGCATCGCCGGCAGCGCCTTGCCGTGGCGGGCGGAGATCGCGCCGGTGGCGACGCCCGGCGCCGGCACCTGGTCGGCCGCCACGCTGGAGCGCGGCCGTCAATTGGCCGCCGCCGGAGACTGCGCGGTTTGCCATACCGCGTCGGAAGGGGCGACCAACGCCGGCGGGTTGGCGATGGCGACGCCGTTCGGCACGCTCTACAGCACCAACATTACCCCGGACGTGGCAACCGGCATCGGCAACTGGTCGTTTACCGCATTCGATCGGGCGATGCGTCAGGGCATCGCCCGCGACGGCCGCCACCTCTATCCGGCATTTCCTTACACCGCCTTCAGTAAAATGACCGACGGCGACATGCAGGCGCTGTACGCTTATCTGATGTCGCAACCGGCGGTGCGCCAGAGCAATCCGGCCAATCAGATGCGCTTCCCGTTTAACCTGCGGCCGCTGATGGCGGGCTGGAACGCGCTGTTCCTGCGCCAGGGAGAATATCAACCCGATCCGCAACAAAGCGCGCAGTGGAACCGCGGCGCCTATCTGGTCAATGGGCTCGGTCACTGCGCCGCCTGCCATTCGCCGCGCAATCTGCTGGGGGCGGAAAAGGGCGGCGCGGCTTTCCTGGCGGGGGGGATGGTGGACGGGTGGGAAGCGCCGGCGCTGAATCAATTGGCCAACGCGGACAAACCCTGGACCGAGGAACAGCTGTTTCAGTACTTGCGCAGCGGGCATTCCGCCGAGCACGGCGTGGCGGCCGGGCCGATGGGGCCGGTGGTCAGCGAACTGGCGACGTTGCCGCAGAGCGATCTGCGGGCGATGGCCAACTATGTGATGTCGTTGAGCGCCAAGGCGACGCTGAATGTGGAACCGCAGGCGCAGTTGGCGGCCCGCGCGTTGCCTGCGGGTCAACTGGCGGGCGAGCGGTTGTTTCAGGGCGCTTGCCAGGCCTGCCACAGCGCCGCCGCCGGCGGACCGCAGCTGTTCGGCGTCAGCCCGGATCTGGCCAATAACACCAATATCTTCAGCGATCGCCCCGATAACCTGATCAAGGTGATCCTGCAAGGGATCCCCAAACCGGCCACCGCCGAATTGGGCTTTATGCCGGGCTTTAAGGACAGCTTTTCCGATCGGCAGGTGACGGCGTTGGTGAATTATCTGCGCCAACGCTATGCCGGCGACAAACCGGCCTGGCGCGACGTGGAGGCTCAGGTGGCGCGGCTGCGCGCAGAGCCGGGCACGCACTGA
- a CDS encoding LysR substrate-binding domain-containing protein, whose translation MHFDFIDLRLLAAVLETGSITAGAERVGLSLAAASARMRGLEQQAGVALLTRNPRGVQATSAGERLLQHARVLLQQRDRLRGDMAEFAPGQRSQLRIVANTVAADAFLPELLADFLVLHPHTDIALEELPSPAIAQAIAERAADIGIVADHADLRGLTSYPFRQDRLVLALPPGHALSGRRTLSFADALPFDFIGLPEESALQQHLEQLAIRSGGPMRLRARAANFDAICRMVLRGAGLAVVPEESAQRHPEIRHGALPLTDEWATRRLSIAVRDLAQLPLPAQRLVAFLRQA comes from the coding sequence ATGCATTTTGACTTTATCGATCTGCGGCTGTTGGCGGCGGTGCTCGAAACCGGCAGCATCACCGCCGGCGCCGAGCGCGTCGGGCTGTCGCTGGCCGCCGCCAGCGCCCGAATGCGCGGGCTGGAACAACAGGCCGGCGTGGCGCTGTTGACGCGCAATCCGCGCGGCGTCCAGGCGACGTCCGCCGGTGAGCGCCTGTTGCAACACGCGCGTGTGCTGCTGCAACAGCGCGACCGGCTGCGGGGTGATATGGCCGAGTTCGCGCCGGGCCAGCGCAGCCAGCTGCGCATTGTCGCCAATACCGTCGCCGCCGACGCTTTTCTGCCGGAGCTGTTGGCGGATTTTCTGGTGCTGCACCCGCACACCGACATCGCGCTGGAGGAGCTGCCCAGCCCGGCCATCGCGCAGGCCATCGCCGAACGGGCGGCGGATATCGGCATCGTGGCGGACCACGCCGATCTGCGCGGGCTGACAAGTTACCCTTTTCGCCAGGATCGTCTGGTGCTGGCGCTGCCGCCGGGGCATGCGCTCAGCGGCCGCCGCACGCTCAGCTTTGCGGACGCCCTGCCTTTTGATTTCATCGGTCTGCCGGAAGAGAGTGCGCTGCAACAGCATCTGGAACAGCTGGCGATACGCAGCGGCGGCCCGATGCGGCTGCGGGCGCGTGCGGCTAATTTCGACGCCATCTGCCGTATGGTGCTGCGCGGCGCCGGGCTGGCGGTGGTGCCGGAAGAGAGCGCCCAACGCCATCCGGAGATCCGACACGGCGCCCTGCCGCTGACGGACGAGTGGGCGACCCGGCGTCTGTCAATCGCGGTGCGTGACCTGGCGCAGCTGCCGCTGCCGGCGCAGCGGCTGGTGGCGTTCCTGCGCCAAGCCTGA
- a CDS encoding sulfite exporter TauE/SafE family protein codes for MSLTLLEIIALTGIFTLAGTVKGAIGLGLPTVSMGLLSLMMPPGQAAALLLLPSLITNLWQLLCGPRLGALCRRLWPMMLCVMLGTLLSAGALTDIDGRLAPLALGVCLIGYALLGFTRFDWRVSATAEPWLGPLCGLVTGTLTGATGVFVIPAAPYLNALGLARDDLVQALGLSFTVSTLALAAGLAWHQALPATLLGGSLLALLPALAGMWLGERVRRHWRPQLFRRLFFIGLLILGVEIIWRFN; via the coding sequence ATGTCGCTGACGTTACTCGAGATTATCGCCCTGACGGGCATTTTTACGCTGGCCGGCACGGTCAAAGGGGCGATCGGTCTGGGGTTGCCGACGGTATCGATGGGGTTGCTCAGCCTGATGATGCCGCCGGGGCAGGCCGCCGCGCTGCTGCTGTTGCCCTCGTTGATCACCAATCTGTGGCAGTTGCTGTGCGGGCCGCGGTTGGGGGCGCTGTGCCGGCGGCTCTGGCCGATGATGCTCTGCGTCATGCTGGGCACGTTGCTGAGCGCCGGCGCGCTCACCGACATCGACGGCCGCCTGGCGCCGCTGGCGCTGGGCGTTTGCCTGATCGGCTATGCGCTGCTGGGTTTTACCCGTTTCGACTGGCGCGTTTCCGCCACGGCAGAGCCTTGGCTGGGACCGCTGTGTGGCCTGGTGACCGGTACGTTGACCGGCGCCACCGGCGTATTCGTCATACCGGCGGCGCCCTATCTGAACGCATTGGGCCTGGCGCGTGACGATCTGGTGCAGGCGCTGGGGTTGTCGTTCACCGTCTCGACGCTGGCGCTGGCCGCCGGATTAGCCTGGCATCAGGCGCTGCCCGCTACGCTGCTCGGCGGTTCGCTGTTGGCGCTGTTGCCGGCGCTTGCCGGCATGTGGCTGGGGGAGAGGGTGCGTCGTCATTGGCGCCCGCAGCTGTTCCGCCGCCTCTTCTTTATTGGGTTATTAATCTTGGGCGTTGAGATTATTTGGCGATTCAATTAA
- a CDS encoding HlyD family secretion protein: protein MFRQEAIDNQRMKWRGRALLLPGIPVWGTTGLCLFFFIAFLTFAIAGTYTRRVNVTGEISTYPRAANVYSAVQGIVVKQFVTEGQVIAVGAPIYQIDVSKSTRSGVISDNQRRDIDGQLARIAQIINRLESSKQATLIMLEQQKAQYTAAFIRSTDILKRAQEGIRIMKENMESYRHYQTKGLINKDQLTNQVALYYQQQNNLLGLSGQNEQNALQITALESQIHIQGAEFDNQIYQMELQRYELQKERQNIDATGDIIVRALAGGRIDSLSVTVGQMVNVGDSLLQIIPQNIDRYALVLWVPNDAIPYIAAGDKVNVRYDAFPAEKFGQFAGTVSVISKAPASPQEMLTYQGAPKTALTAAVPYYKVIVMPEKQAIAYDGKRLSLENGMKAQSTLFLEKRKMYQWMLSPFYDMKHSATGPVNE from the coding sequence ATGTTTCGCCAGGAAGCGATCGATAATCAGAGAATGAAATGGCGTGGCAGGGCGCTCCTGCTACCCGGTATTCCCGTTTGGGGCACGACAGGGCTCTGCCTGTTTTTCTTCATCGCCTTTCTCACCTTCGCGATCGCCGGTACCTATACCCGGCGGGTCAACGTGACCGGCGAGATCAGCACTTATCCGCGCGCCGCCAACGTCTATTCCGCCGTCCAAGGGATAGTGGTCAAACAATTCGTCACCGAAGGGCAGGTGATTGCCGTTGGTGCCCCCATTTACCAGATTGACGTCAGCAAGAGCACCCGTAGCGGTGTGATCAGCGACAACCAGCGCCGGGATATCGATGGCCAGCTGGCACGCATTGCGCAAATCATCAACCGACTGGAAAGCAGCAAGCAGGCCACGCTTATCATGCTGGAACAACAGAAGGCGCAATACACCGCTGCATTCATCCGCTCCACTGATATCCTCAAACGCGCCCAGGAAGGGATACGCATCATGAAGGAAAACATGGAGAGCTACCGGCACTATCAGACCAAGGGGCTGATCAATAAGGATCAGCTTACCAACCAGGTGGCGCTGTATTACCAGCAGCAGAACAACCTGCTGGGCCTGTCCGGCCAGAACGAACAGAATGCGCTGCAGATCACCGCGCTGGAAAGCCAGATCCATATCCAGGGTGCCGAATTCGACAACCAGATTTACCAGATGGAGCTGCAGCGCTACGAGCTGCAAAAGGAGCGGCAAAACATAGATGCCACTGGCGATATTATCGTTCGCGCGCTGGCCGGAGGCCGTATCGATTCGCTGAGCGTCACGGTTGGCCAAATGGTCAACGTCGGCGACAGTCTGCTGCAGATTATCCCGCAAAACATCGATCGCTATGCCCTGGTACTGTGGGTGCCCAACGACGCCATCCCCTACATCGCCGCCGGCGATAAGGTCAATGTGCGCTATGACGCCTTTCCGGCGGAGAAATTTGGTCAGTTCGCCGGCACAGTGTCCGTCATCTCCAAAGCCCCGGCTTCGCCGCAGGAAATGCTGACCTACCAGGGAGCGCCCAAAACGGCGCTGACCGCCGCCGTGCCGTACTACAAGGTGATCGTCATGCCGGAGAAACAGGCCATTGCCTATGACGGTAAACGCCTGAGCCTGGAAAACGGCATGAAAGCGCAAAGCACTCTGTTTCTGGAAAAAAGGAAGATGTATCAATGGATGCTCTCGCCGTTCTACGACATGAAACACAGCGCGACGGGGCCAGTCAATGAGTAG
- a CDS encoding peptidase domain-containing ABC transporter, translating into MSRTTFKQRVSQLDLRLRHRVPMVHQTESSECGLACLAMICGYYGKNIDLIALRRQFNLSSRGATLVGLTGIAEQLGLSTRPLSLDLDELGALKLPCILHWEFNHFVVLVSIKGHRAVLHDPARGRRAVSLTELSHSFTGIALEAWPGSEFTADSVRHRIHLRTLIGSVHGLKGALGKIFCLSLVFETINLVMPIGTQLVMDHAIPAGDRGLLSLICAGLMLFILLRAAIGMVRAWSGLVMAALINVQWQAGLFTHLLRLPLGYFERRKLGDIQSRFGSLDTLRSTFTTSIVGAIMDGIMVIGVLVMMVLYGGWLTWVVLTFTALYVLMRLLTYGYYRQLSEEALVREARAGSYFMETLYGIATVKMQGMAERRIAHWLNLEIDTINTGIRVTRMDMLFGGINTFIAACDQIVILWLGTSLVIDNQMTLGMFVAFGAFRGQFSDRIGSLTEFLLQLRMMSLHNERIADIALHPREARKPDHPYTAGLQPLGLTTHALSYRYDSQSPAIFDGLDISVAPGESVAIVGPSGAGKTTLMKVLCGLFTPDSGRVEVNGVDIRQLGINNYHKMIACVMQDDKLFSGSIRENICGFADEMDDAWMEACARASYLHEVIMRMPMGYETPIGELGEGLSGGQKQRLFIARAIYKKPAILFLDEATSALDKESEAAVNQAIKRLNITKLIIAHRETTIASADRVIHFG; encoded by the coding sequence ATGAGTAGGACCACATTCAAACAGCGGGTCAGCCAACTGGATCTGCGGCTGCGCCACCGGGTTCCGATGGTGCACCAGACCGAGTCGTCGGAATGCGGGCTGGCCTGTCTGGCGATGATCTGCGGTTATTACGGCAAAAACATCGACCTGATCGCGCTGCGCCGGCAGTTCAACCTGTCATCCCGCGGTGCAACGCTGGTTGGACTGACCGGTATCGCCGAGCAATTGGGGTTGAGCACCCGTCCTCTGTCTCTGGATCTGGACGAACTCGGTGCGCTAAAACTGCCCTGCATTCTGCACTGGGAATTCAACCATTTCGTGGTGCTGGTCAGCATCAAAGGCCACCGCGCGGTGCTGCACGATCCGGCGCGCGGGCGCCGGGCCGTCAGCCTGACGGAACTGTCGCACAGTTTCACCGGCATAGCGCTTGAGGCCTGGCCCGGCAGCGAATTCACCGCCGACAGCGTCCGTCATCGCATTCATCTTCGCACGCTGATCGGCAGCGTGCATGGCCTCAAGGGGGCGCTCGGCAAAATCTTTTGCCTGTCTCTGGTGTTCGAAACCATCAACCTGGTGATGCCCATCGGCACGCAGCTGGTGATGGATCACGCTATTCCTGCTGGCGATCGCGGGTTACTGTCGCTCATCTGCGCCGGATTGATGCTCTTTATCTTGTTGCGGGCTGCCATCGGCATGGTGCGGGCATGGTCAGGATTGGTCATGGCGGCGCTTATCAACGTTCAGTGGCAGGCCGGGTTGTTCACCCATCTGTTGCGCCTGCCACTCGGTTACTTTGAACGTCGTAAACTGGGTGACATTCAGTCACGCTTCGGTTCACTGGATACGCTGCGCAGCACTTTCACCACCAGTATCGTCGGCGCCATCATGGACGGCATCATGGTGATCGGTGTGTTGGTGATGATGGTGCTGTATGGCGGCTGGCTGACCTGGGTAGTGCTCACTTTCACCGCGCTTTATGTGTTGATGCGGCTGCTTACCTATGGATATTACCGTCAGCTGTCTGAGGAGGCGCTGGTGAGAGAGGCTCGGGCCGGCTCGTATTTTATGGAAACGCTGTACGGTATCGCTACCGTCAAGATGCAGGGCATGGCAGAACGCCGCATCGCTCACTGGCTAAACCTTGAAATCGACACCATCAACACGGGTATCCGCGTCACCCGAATGGACATGCTGTTTGGCGGGATCAACACCTTTATAGCGGCGTGTGACCAGATCGTCATTCTGTGGTTGGGAACCAGCCTGGTGATCGATAACCAGATGACCCTCGGCATGTTCGTGGCGTTCGGCGCCTTTCGGGGGCAGTTCTCCGATCGCATCGGGTCGCTGACGGAATTTTTGCTGCAGCTGCGCATGATGAGCCTGCATAACGAGCGCATCGCTGATATCGCCCTGCATCCGCGGGAGGCGCGTAAGCCCGATCACCCTTACACGGCGGGCCTGCAACCTTTGGGATTGACGACCCATGCCCTGAGCTATCGTTACGACAGCCAGTCACCGGCTATTTTTGATGGCCTGGACATCAGCGTTGCGCCAGGCGAAAGCGTGGCCATCGTGGGCCCGTCCGGCGCCGGCAAAACCACGTTGATGAAGGTGCTGTGCGGACTGTTTACCCCGGATTCAGGGCGGGTTGAGGTGAACGGCGTCGATATCCGGCAGCTCGGCATCAACAACTACCACAAAATGATTGCCTGCGTGATGCAGGACGACAAACTGTTCTCCGGCTCGATCCGGGAAAATATCTGCGGGTTCGCGGACGAGATGGATGATGCCTGGATGGAAGCCTGTGCCCGTGCCAGCTATCTGCATGAGGTGATCATGCGCATGCCGATGGGGTATGAAACCCCGATCGGCGAGTTGGGGGAGGGATTGTCCGGCGGGCAAAAACAACGGTTATTCATAGCCCGGGCAATCTACAAAAAACCGGCTATTTTGTTCCTGGACGAGGCCACCAGCGCGCTGGATAAGGAGAGCGAAGCTGCCGTGAATCAGGCAATTAAGAGACTCAACATCACTAAGCTGATCATTGCCCATCGTGAAACGACCATTGCGTCGGCAGATCGAGTTATACATTTTGGATAA
- a CDS encoding P1 family peptidase gives MTDSQAFEQQSLDNLLSYWRRHRRLPGARYPAGPTDTLCDVPGVSVGHHTLADGECQTGVTAIVPPGDLFNQPLPCGSAVLNGFAKPLGLVQLNELGVLQTPILLSNTFAVGTLFNAMVRRSCLRYPQIGRGSATINPLVLECNDGYLNDIQAMAVREEHVFSALDNHSTRFARGSVGAGRGMSSFGLKGGIGTASRYCPGLGTTLGVLVLANFGTLDSLTLSGVRVGQALGKLLADPPPQVDAGSVIIIIACDRALDSRQLNRIARRAGAGLGRVGSHWGHGSGDIALAFSTRLLGATLPDERLEPLFAAAADATEYAVLDALLSAEGVSGFQQHARVALGPLLDRLAAN, from the coding sequence ATGACAGACAGCCAGGCGTTTGAACAACAAAGCCTCGACAATCTGCTGAGCTATTGGCGGCGCCATCGCCGCCTGCCGGGCGCGCGCTATCCGGCCGGCCCGACCGACACCCTGTGCGACGTGCCGGGCGTCAGCGTCGGGCATCACACGCTGGCCGACGGCGAATGCCAGACCGGCGTTACCGCTATCGTGCCGCCGGGCGATCTGTTTAACCAGCCGCTGCCGTGTGGCAGCGCGGTGCTCAACGGCTTCGCCAAGCCGCTGGGGCTGGTGCAGCTGAACGAGCTGGGGGTGCTGCAAACGCCTATTCTGCTGAGCAACACCTTCGCCGTCGGCACGCTGTTCAACGCCATGGTGCGGCGCAGCTGTCTGCGTTACCCGCAGATCGGCCGCGGCAGCGCCACCATTAATCCGCTGGTGCTGGAGTGTAACGACGGTTACCTCAACGATATTCAGGCGATGGCGGTGCGTGAGGAGCACGTCTTCAGCGCGCTGGATAACCATTCCACCCGCTTTGCGCGCGGCAGCGTCGGCGCCGGGCGCGGCATGAGCAGTTTCGGCTTGAAGGGCGGCATCGGCACCGCCTCACGCTATTGCCCTGGGCTTGGCACCACGCTCGGCGTGCTGGTGCTGGCCAATTTCGGCACCCTCGACTCGCTGACGCTGAGCGGCGTGCGCGTCGGCCAGGCGTTGGGTAAACTGTTGGCGGACCCGCCGCCGCAGGTGGACGCCGGTTCGGTCATCATCATCATCGCCTGCGATCGGGCGCTGGACAGCCGCCAACTGAACCGCATCGCCCGCCGCGCGGGCGCGGGTCTGGGGCGGGTAGGCAGCCATTGGGGGCACGGCTCCGGCGACATCGCGCTGGCGTTCTCCACCCGGTTGCTGGGGGCCACGCTGCCGGACGAACGGCTGGAGCCGCTGTTTGCGGCGGCCGCGGACGCCACCGAATATGCGGTGTTGGATGCGTTGCTGAGCGCCGAGGGCGTCAGCGGTTTCCAGCAGCATGCGCGCGTGGCGCTGGGCCCGCTGCTCGATCGGCTGGCGGCAAATTAA
- a CDS encoding M55 family metallopeptidase, whose translation MKVFISADIEGIAGVMRPEQCNPAHADYAAARELMEQEVNAAIDGAFAGGATEVTVADSHAMMQNLRADRIDARARLVQGKPRGLSMVEGLQHQRYDGLMCIGYHSAAGERGVLAHTINGRAFYRVSLNGEVVGESDLYAAMAAELNVPLWLVSGDDELQRWIAERYPQSGYVCVKRALSQTAAESLSPQRARAEIRERAMQQVRQGARLPVERRFMPPYRLTLMAAKPVLADLFSLVPGVERQDALTVAFDSDNMAAQINLLSVFSSLAATQS comes from the coding sequence GTGAAAGTCTTTATCTCTGCGGATATCGAGGGTATTGCCGGCGTGATGCGGCCGGAGCAGTGCAACCCGGCCCACGCCGACTATGCGGCGGCGCGCGAGCTGATGGAGCAGGAGGTCAACGCCGCCATCGACGGCGCTTTCGCCGGCGGCGCCACCGAGGTGACGGTGGCCGACAGCCACGCCATGATGCAGAACCTGCGCGCCGATCGCATCGATGCGCGGGCGCGCCTGGTGCAGGGCAAACCGCGCGGGTTGTCGATGGTGGAAGGGCTGCAGCATCAACGTTACGACGGCCTGATGTGCATCGGTTATCACAGCGCCGCCGGCGAACGCGGCGTGCTGGCGCATACCATCAACGGTCGGGCCTTTTATCGCGTCAGCCTGAACGGCGAGGTCGTAGGCGAAAGCGATCTGTATGCGGCGATGGCGGCGGAGTTGAACGTGCCGTTGTGGCTGGTGAGCGGTGACGACGAGCTGCAACGTTGGATCGCTGAACGTTATCCGCAATCCGGCTATGTTTGCGTAAAACGCGCCCTCTCGCAAACCGCCGCCGAATCGCTCAGCCCACAGCGGGCGCGGGCGGAGATCCGCGAGCGGGCGATGCAACAGGTGCGCCAGGGCGCCAGACTGCCGGTGGAGCGCCGTTTTATGCCGCCTTACCGGCTGACGCTGATGGCGGCCAAACCGGTGCTGGCGGATCTGTTCAGCCTGGTGCCTGGCGTGGAGCGCCAGGACGCGCTCACCGTGGCCTTCGACAGCGACAACATGGCGGCGCAAATCAACCTGCTCAGCGTCTTCTCCTCTCTGGCGGCGACGCAGAGCTGA